A stretch of DNA from Halictus rubicundus isolate RS-2024b chromosome 13, iyHalRubi1_principal, whole genome shotgun sequence:
GCCGCATTAGGTATAAACCTCCGATAAAAGTCCATCATCCCGAGAAACCTACGAAGTTGTTTAACAACCTCAGGTCTCGGGAAGTCTTTTTTTTGTGAGGAAATGCTTTTCgggccggggttatgtgggggGAACCCCCAGAGACTACCCAccaaaacctcacgcccacctaagctaaaggggaggtgcctggatcacgcgagtactcaacaggacacctcgcAACTAACATACCCCGGAGGAGGGGGTTTGCCCCCCCCTCATtgcctacgctacaagaccccgggcggaggggcccgcCCCATCttgtcgacagcgagaggtcccacccttccaccgcggctctcaggacacggcgcggcccggcccaagcagggcactcctccagggtatgccgcgccgtgtctacatcttcgccgcagtggtggcactgcgcagtcggctcccgccccattctgtgcaggtactctccgaagcaaccatggccggagagcacctgcgtgaggcggaaggtcaaccttccccgcctcctgcaccatatataaaatatgggcaggatgGCCCGGATGgccaacagcgccctccactccgaaaaagcttccgtccgggcctggcgattctggccctcgagctccaactcctcctcgcgcgtgagttccacccccggcgggcggcggaaggagcgggcgatccgGTATAACTTCGCTCgcaccgccgccaccacagtgaagggtggaatcacggcgaggagtcccgccgcctcggtggagatggtgcggtacccccgtatgacccgcaaggccagccgccgccgcactctttccaagagtttgcggctgggcgtgctggcctcgagcgagcggtgccatacgggggccccatacagggctatagaccgcaccacctccgtatagaggcggcgtactttcaaatccggccccccgacattcggcagcagccgcgccaatgcggctgccgtcctctctagtcggggggcgaggagctcgaagtgtccatcgaatcgccagcggccgtctatgaccaggcccaggtacctcatcctgggcccgatcgcgacggaggtttcagcgacgcgaatccggagatcttgaccacggggtagccgccacatcCGAGGCGAATataaccaaatcgcctcggtttttgtggcggccacggtcaaccccattctccggattcgcccgaccacgcagtccagggcggccttctccgaagcaaccatggccggaaggtcaaccttccccgcctcctgcaccatatatcaAATATGGGCAgggggcccggacaatcggacgtgtgtaGAGCGCCAAAAGCACCCTCCACTCCGCAAACATGTCCGTctgggcctggcgattctgagCTTCGAGCTCCTCGTCCTCCCCGCGCGTGAGATGCACCCCCGGCGgacggcggaaggagcgggcgatgtggtattgCTTCACCCACTCCGCCGCCATCACATGAAAGGGTGGAACCTCGGCGAGgcgtcccgccgcctcggcaaGGTCTCGGGAAGTCTATGGTTGCTTTAACTTTATCGGCTAACGGTCTAGTGCCTTCCTTGTTCACGATATACCCGAGAAATTTTACCTCAGCCGCGGCGAAAACACACTTGCTTGGATTGATTACAATACCGTATTGGTTCAGACGTGAGAAAATCTGCTTTATATGGTCCTTGTGTTCTGTTTCGTCTCTTGATGCCACTAAAATTTCATCGAGATAAACGTAACAGAAGTCAAGGCCTCTTACAACAGTGTTTATAAAACGCTGAAACGTTTGTGCAGCATTTCTCAGTCCGAATGGCATTACGGTGTATTCAAACAATCCGAACGGGGTGGTTATCGCGGTTTTCGGGATATCGTCCGTGTTTACCGGGATCTGGTGATACGCTCTCACGAGATCTAATGTAGAAAAGATCGTTTTCCCGGCTAGAAGACGCGAAAAATCGTCTATATGGGGAATCGGGTAACGGTCCGAGATCGTGCGCGCGTTAAGAGTTCTGTAGTCGCCGCAGGGTCGCCATCCATTATCCTTCTTAGGCACCATATTTAGGGCCGAAGCCCACTGGCTCTTGGACGGACGGATGTGGCCCTGGCTTAACAGCTCTTCAAATTCTGTTTGCGTGACCTGATACACATCAGCGGAAAGCCTACGCGTTTTACAAAAACTTGGGGTCCGGAAGTCGTGGTAATATAATGGACTACGTCGTGTTTTACCTTGCGCGAGATCGATGTGGGTCGTGTGATGTCAGGAAACTGCGCCAAGATCTGGTGATACGGCGAATTTCCCACGATGGTCTTGATTGCCCGACCTCACTTCCAGCGATCCTGCCGATGGAAAACAGCGACGTAGTTTGGTCCAGGAGGCAACGGTTCCGCAGGTCCACGAGAAATTCATAGTGGCTCAGAAAGTCTGCTTCAATGATGGCCTTGTCGACTTCTGCGATGACAAACCTCCACTGGAGCGCTCGTCGAAGCCGCAGGTTTACGTTGATTGTACGTACTCCGTACGTACAGATCGTTGAACCATTTGCCGCATACATCTCGTACGACGTCTTCTCCAGTGTGCCTTTAACGTGTGTACGTGGGTATATGCAAAGGTCTGCACCGGTGTCGATCAAGTACTCCTCTTTCGTTACGTCATCGGTAACGAAAAGGCGGCTGGTTCTGGGGTCGTCACTGCTTGCCGCGTTCAGCGCCGGTTTGGTCCATTTTCCGACGACTCATGGCTGCATGGTGGACGGCATTTCGTCGACCGCTCCTTGAATACCTGGTGGTACCAGCATACTTTTCCTTGCGATGACGGCTGCTGCTCCCTACTTTTGCTGCGTGACCGCGATCTGCGCCGGAACCGCGATCCACTACGCTGTCTAGGGCGCGAAACGGACAATTCCGCGATGCGCGCTTCCAACTGTTCTAAGCGTTGGAGCAGCATCTCAGTACCACGGTCCGTCGCGATGCTTGATATCTGCGGCTGGCCAGCTCCTTCTGCGGGAATCTGATCCGCGATTTCCGCTAACTTGTCTAGCGGTAGGTCCGTCTGTGTCGTCACGATCACCCGCGTCATGTTCGGCAATCTACCTGCCCATAGTGTGCGCAGAAATTCATCCGACACAGCGGTTCCTGCTAGGCGCCTCATGTGCCGTAAGAACTGCGAGGGGGATCGGTCTCCGATTTCTTCCTGTTCTAGCAGCTGCCGGATCCTATTGCCTTGGGAAGCCGTCAACCGGTGGATTAGCTGATTTTTCAGCGTTTCGTATTTGTCCTTATCCGGCGGATTCGTGAAAATATCCTGAACCTCTATCGCGTATTTGGCGCCTAGCTGCGACATGACGTAATAAAACTTCGTCGCGTCGGCTGTGATTCCGTTCAGGATGAACTATGCCTCGATCTGGCTAAACCAGATCAATGGCTGTTCCGACCAAAAGGCGACACGCGAATTGCCACTCGATGCACCTCGGTGGCCGCTGCGGGTACATCTCCTGTCGCGGAACCAGCTGGTTGAAACATGACTTGACTTTTCACGACACTTGTGCACTTTCAACACGTTTGCACAACGCGAACTCGCACTAAAAAAAAACTCGTTCCTAGAACGTCGGTGTAACCAATGTAAGGGTGTTGGGTTACGGTAAACTAAATCTCCCCAACGTGCTCGATCTAGGCAGGATAGTTTATTTCTCCGAGTTTACAACGCTGTGGTATGGTGCGACTCGACGCGACTCAGAGTCTCCGCTTGACTCTCTGGTCTAATCGTATCTAACTCTCTAACTCTAAGCTTACGAGGCTTTTTAACTATTCCTcgaatcgtcctgattggccggggctgaattagCCTCTTTAGCCAATCAGGTACTTCTTCGGGGACTCCTTGCGACCTTGACGCGGTCTCTCTAAACGCGGGGGCGACCCCTTAATTTCGGTAATGCAGCGGGATTTCCGACGTGCCCGCGGTGCATGACCCGGCCGGCTGTCGCCTACTTGCCTAGCTTCCGGGTCCCTTCGGAAACTCAAGGTTTATGATACCCGTACGAGCTGTTGAGGCCGATGgtaaaaatctaatggccaatacgtgccataacaaaaactgctaagacgactaacggctttctcaaaaacagctgtgggacagcgggttccataaactcgctcgaccatttgcacgccaaatgttgctaaatgtacgtgccgatggccgctacacaTGTTTTGTTCATTCTGCTACCTGCTGCGTCAGTCGTGCCATCTGCTCGCATAGGGCGTCAAATCTGGTATCGGTGGAAGCCACTGCAGCACACTGTCCCGAAGGGTTAAGTTCCCTTATTTTGTCCGCTAGTTCATCCATTTTTTCTAAAGGCGCGTCCGCTTGTGTTGCAAGGATGAGCCGCATCGATGTTGACAATCGGTTGATGAAAAGAGTTTGCAAGAACTTATCGCTAACCGACCCGCCTACTAAACTTTTGATGTACCGAAGGAATTGGGATGGTGTCCTGTCACCGATTTCCTCGCGTTCCAAAAGTTGCTGCATCCGTTGTTCCTCTGATGTTGACATGCGTTGGATTAATTTTTCTTTGATAGCCTCGTATTTTTCAGTGTCTGGGGGGTTTCTTATTACGTCTTCCACCTCCTTCATACACTTGCAGTCCAAGTTTGCGATGACGTAATGGTATTTCGTGCTGTCGACTGTGATACCGTGTAGCGCGAATTGTCCTTCTACTTGGATAAACCACAGTGCCGGATTGGTGTACCAAAAAGGTGGTATGCGTGTTCCCATCTTATTGATCTCTGTTGAAGCGCTAGGAGTGATGTCACTGTTGTTTATCGATATAGTTGTTAATGTGGTTCGGACGAAGATAAGGAGAGGAACAAAGATAAGCGACGGTTGACTGTTGTTATTTGCACTGCGCGGGATTAATGTTACACTTGTCCGATTATCTGATACTTTCACCAAACTATACGAGAATTCGTTCACCGTTCACTgtcgatcacgtcggggtcaccaattgtAACTGACTCGGACCGTAAATGAAAGGACACGTGTTTGGTTTTTTACGGCGCGTTTACATAATCTAACCCGCTGTCTCGGGTGGTcactatttatatttttgtataggGGTGGAGCCTGCTACTTTGAGGCCGTCGgagtggtagttttatttttatcaCTTCCGCCTGTTCAGCAGGGGGAAAGGAAATCCCTGTCGCACAGTGAGGCGACTATAAACATTTTGGGACTTTCCTTGATCGCTCTGGCCGCGTGGCCAGGCGGTCCCGTAGCGGTGCACGGCTGGCGCAGCTTCTGGCGATGCTTCTTTTGTTGCGCACGTAAATCTAATAAAGACgtaaagtcatttttgactttgcaGATGCCAGGGACGGTTTTATGGCCTAATCCTTGACGTCTGCAAGCGGACCGTCCTAATGGTTATTACGGTCGCCAACCGTGTGCCGCTACAACTCAAtagcaacatgtgtttttgttTTACAAGCAAAATTACCTACTTAGGTATGGTACGCACGGCGATAATGCAGGTAGAAAGTGTTGTACCGTTCGGTTATCCCaagcccatcaattttatgacgagCAAGGTCAGACCTTGGTCAACTCTAAAAGTGAGgctagcgtaaaaattagtttctatgacgagttttaattactttatgaccaccgtccgacgaaaacacgaaggaaaacacacggtcCGCACGTGCTGAAATTGACTTCTTCATACTAAATCATAATATCGCACTTGTACTCGGAAAACataacaatagatactatttttaccaagaaattcccgtgtgattaattCCATGATATTCGACGTAAGCTGTGGGTTATAGCAGTTggctaagatattaaactgttaccgcccactactacccGATTGTAGAGGAtggcaagacgccatttcgtatggattcgaagtggtgacattgtattgatgcgaagctgaGATTCTTCGGAACCTTCTGGTTCCCCGGCAAGACTGCGGTGACctatctagatacgaatgcgtggccgattggttcagagtggaagaggcaggcctcgttttACACGCATTTTTGGctgtattcgaaatattggatacagcggtcacacatactatgtagcgtgtgacgttcgACGTCAAATCATTGGCCCTACAGGTACggctgaggtggggataggtttgttagcgtagtaataaattgttattttttttttttgttataacgtttaaattccttaacagcGTATTCTCcacctattaccacgaggaactttgaaaagttctggttgTTAGCttcttaaataaatacagcatgttcattctgcctTCGTGCCGCCACGTCAGGAGCCTGACAGGCTGTAGCATTGGCCTGCGAACCTGTCGGGTTCTAGTAGCAGACgatacgctgtgcctttgttccgagcttCTAGAACACTCTCAAGTAGATGTCCCGGCCCCGAAAATTCGTATAAACTGGGAAAAAACCATCAGGCTTGCTGGCCTCTGAGATATGCATTGGGCTTTAATCGCCTGGGCAGAGCATCCGGTAACCGCAACCACCGCAGCCGCTATTTGTTGGGGGGTGACGCTGTCGTCGAGGCCCCGAAGGCGGAGCTCTGCCTTCTTGACTGGTCTCGACACGGCCACTGCCATAGCCACGAGTACCTCGCGCATCTTACCCACGAGGGAGTCGACATTCGCCGGTCCTGCCGGACCGAGGATTTTCAGGAGAAGGCCTCCGTTAAACGCCCTGTTTATGCGCATTTCGGCCACCCCACGGCTCCTCCATGGTTTCTTTGCACCCCTCAGGTATCGTCAGCGACACCGCTGACGGTTTCGGGGTGGTGGGGGGAAGTCCATCTTGGGGGCCGGCTGTCTCCCACCAGCCTCCTTTGTTTACGCTTCTGGACCTGACGTTGGGGAAGGCGATGGGGACGAGCCGCCTTCTTGGCTGCCACCCTCTTGGTCCTCCGACCCACCACCTCAGTCCAGACCTCCTCGACGGAACAGGGGGCCAGTTGGTCGTTTGAGGGGTGAGAGTGTGGGCGTGGCCGCAGAAGTCTTGTGTGCCCtctgggagggggggggggcaggaagAGTGGCCGCCTTCATAACGACGGCCTTTTTCTTCTCCGTCTGTCCCTTTCCTCCCGTAGAGGTGGGGCGAAGAGTGGGGATGTTTGCTATCGGCCTGGTCGCACGCGCGGAAGTGGGCGTGGTCACGCAGTATACCGCGGCCCGCAGTGACTCCATCTCACGGTAAATTGGGCCCGTCTCTCGTCAATAATCTGGGCCAATTTCTCCAATAATCCCTGTTGTGGGGGGATGCGTCCTCCCGAGGGTGAGCCACTATATCGACGGGGACAGGGGTGGCCTCGCCACCACTTCCGCCGCCGAAGGGGTGGGCCTcgcccgggggagggggggggggaactgGCGTATTCGAGCCTCGAGCTCTTCCTCCTTCCAGCATGTGAGATCCATCGCCGGCTGGCGGCGGAACaagcccgctccgccgccaccaaatggaaTGTAGGAAGCACGGCGAGGAGACCCGccactctttccaagagtgctTGGCTGCGCCGGCtagccccgagcgagcggtgccacacagGGGCCGCATGAAGGGCTATGGAcggcaccacctccatatagaggcagCGGACTTTCAACCGAGGCCCCCCGACATTgggcagcagccgcgcaaggGCGACCACCGTCTTCTCTTacggttgggggggggggggggcgagaagCTCGAAGTGCTCCACGAAGCGCCAGCGGCcatctatgaccaggcccaggtatatCATTCTAGGCCTGATTTCGACGGAGGTATCGACGACGCAAATCCGAAGGACCTGACCACGGGGCGGCCGCCACGACGGAGACGAACCATAAATCCATATCGCCTCGGTATTTGCGGCGGCCACAGtgagccccatcctccggattcgcccgaccacgcagtccagggcagcctctgccaggtgcttggtcctcctccaatcccccccccccggcgtAAACCAgagtgtcatccgcatagcagatgacacccgtatctgaggggaggacaacccgcagcaccgcgtcaaatgccaggttccacaggagtggcccgaggaccgacccctgcggaacacCGCGGTGTACCTCCCTCGTGTGCACGATCCCGTACTGGCCGGTAAACACGACTTCTTTGTCGCGgtggtagtcgccgaccacctccatagtgcgtcaacaccgtgcacctTAGATAGCAATACTTTTGTTGTATACTTATATTCAATTCAATCGCAACACCAACATTTATGTCACAACATTCAAATCAGAAAATGTACGTGTTGTTTGGTATATCGTGCAATCtataaacccttaattattgttcaatatcctaatctaataattgaacgttcccacacgatacaatcttaccgctcggattgcatcaattaaattatacaagTTACGAGGCCTACTAACTATCCCAGCGGCTttctgatttcgcatcaggtatATCGCAACATACCGTAgtccaacaaagatttctccaacctagtggctccccaatttcgcattgggttcatcCACGAAACCTATACCGTCTGAGCGGCTCCCCAGTTTCGTATTGGGTTCGTCCGCATCttacagctccctgatttcgcatcaggatcgtctgtgagttatccaatCTCCCAGCGGCTCCCCAATTTTGCATTGTGTTCGTCCGCGCTGTTACACAATCTCCTagcagctcctcggtttcgcaccGTGTTCGTCTGCGATTGACTCAATTTCTAgaggctccctgatttcgcatcaggttcggcCTCGACGTCTAtaatcctagcggctccccaatttcgcattcgGCTcatccgcgtacctaactaacaaattgaaaccatattacTAGGGTCATAAAccttcgccggcctctcgcgttgcttgCGTATTTTCACATGATGGGCCCGGTAAGGTATTGTAAACCTGGTTCCGGGCTGCTAACTTGTGTCATAAATAGActtcggatctttatgtaatatAAAAAGTTTGTGCTCCAATCACAAGACACAAGAGCTAtacagaaatttatatttttcactaataattctAGTGTAGTGAAAGGAATATATGCATTATGTAAGACTGTTCAAGTCTTTTAATCCTTTCACTGTTtgaaattgcacctactcgtgtttgtcataaatgtgg
This window harbors:
- the LOC143360301 gene encoding uncharacterized protein LOC143360301; translated protein: MSQLGAKYAIEVQDIFTNPPDKDKYETLKNQLIHRLTASQGNRIRQLLEQEEIGDRSPSQFLRHMRRLAGTAVSDEFLRTLWAGRLPNMTRVIVTTQTDLPLDKLAEIADQIPAEGAGQPQISSIATDRGTEMLLQRLEQLEARIAELSVSRPRQRSGSRFRRRSRSRSKSREQQPSSQGKVCWYHQVFKERSTKCRPPCSHESSENGPNRR